A stretch of Corallococcus macrosporus DNA encodes these proteins:
- a CDS encoding pilus assembly FimT family protein — translation MKQTRGMTLLEMMTAVAVVAIFVGLAVAGVQTRIGGQRESTATRELWSSALRARQLAISTGQPVRIVVKPNVLQPDGRKYTVARWEQMKCGDDVSTPDPWGVDKCPITACVNTTCRDTPACCSQTGPDIVIPATMDASKINNLCFLPGTGRPVLQQDCMKGLLGQPGKIAEMAPKDESIQFLFTSKRAKSVLMVEPLTGLSSVMDCDSLAATTSDATRKDARLAAACAVAPP, via the coding sequence ATGAAGCAGACGCGTGGCATGACGTTGTTGGAGATGATGACCGCCGTGGCGGTGGTGGCCATCTTCGTGGGCCTGGCGGTGGCGGGCGTCCAGACCCGCATCGGTGGGCAACGGGAGAGCACGGCCACGCGCGAGCTGTGGTCGTCCGCGCTGCGGGCACGCCAGCTGGCCATCAGCACGGGCCAGCCGGTGCGCATCGTGGTGAAGCCCAACGTCCTCCAGCCGGATGGCCGAAAGTACACCGTGGCCCGCTGGGAGCAGATGAAGTGCGGTGACGACGTCAGCACGCCAGACCCGTGGGGCGTGGACAAGTGTCCCATCACCGCCTGCGTGAACACGACCTGCCGCGATACGCCCGCGTGCTGCAGCCAGACGGGACCGGACATCGTCATCCCGGCCACGATGGACGCCTCGAAGATCAACAACCTGTGCTTCCTGCCGGGCACGGGCCGGCCGGTGCTCCAGCAGGACTGCATGAAGGGGCTGCTCGGCCAGCCCGGCAAGATCGCCGAGATGGCCCCGAAGGACGAGTCCATCCAGTTCCTCTTCACGTCCAAACGGGCCAAGAGCGTGCTGATGGTGGAGCCGCTGACGGGCCTGTCCAGCGTGATGGACTGCGACTCGCTGGCCGCCACCACCAGCGACGCCACCCGGAAGGACGCGCGCCTGGCCGCGGCGTGCGCGGTGGCGCCGCCCTGA
- the mfd gene encoding transcription-repair coupling factor: protein MDTSLPPKSDGTSWPGGPPPPSGDAFARLLASLRAGHRARTQGVKGAARGHLLARLHRELRAPLVCVAADEEAADALAHDLAFFLGGTGSLLEPRVLRLPADEVLPYDELSPEAGPITERLGALFHLARGTPFPALVLSLRALHRRVLPLGVMEGLAQRVEVGQDFDRDSLARKLALMGYQNSPLVEDKGTFSVRGGLLDVFSPLYERPVRLEFFGDTIESIRVFDPESQRTVDALKTVDLVPARELLLTDDTRPRAEAAARAVADRINLPTIKLRERLDALREGLPGFGLEGLLPGFFEGGLASVFDYLRAWAPEPVVYLDDPVGLDRALEELWAELAKGVEEADARQDLTYPPEHHFLTREGVAAGLKALRVVEGGGLSLSQSEAPVAFTFGTTQDLREAILAHHGEEGALTPLVERLQRWRETGVACAVACGTLSQADRLKRLLLDRSVMVKVHTEPLQDPAKLYEPAIWAHLFTGEVSHGFTDPEGRLAVLADEEIFGVRSRRRVKRSKKLDAFAAGFKDLKEGDLIVHTDFGIGRYAGLTKMEVQGVPGDFLVLEYAGRDKIYLPVGRMRLIQKFTGGDPEKVQLDKLGTTSWEKTKKRVKEQLLKMAAELLQMAAARKAHPGYAFAPPDRYFAQFEADFEFEETPDQAKAIEDVLADMQKAQPMDRLVCGDVGYGKTEVAMRAAFKATLDRKQVAVLVPTTVLAQQHFHSFKKRFKDYPVTVEVISGIRKPPEIRDILRRAKEGKVDIVIGTHKLLAGDVSFKDLGLLVVDEEQRFGVKQKEALKRLRTQVDVLTLTATPIPRTLHMSMSGVRDMSIIATPPQDRRAIRTFVMKYDEAAIKEAVEREIARGGQVFFVHNRVESLPSMEQELKKLLPNVSIGVAHGQMAEGQLEKVMLQFTEHKFQVLLCTSIIESGIDISSANTMIVNRADQFGLAQLYQLRGRVGRSKERAYAYLLVPTRRPVTKDAQRRLEVLQNFTELGAGFSIASHDLEIRGAGNLLGEKQSGAIAEIGFDLYAQLMEEAVAELQGMPPKVHVEPDINLPMPALIPDDYVADVHQRLVFYKRFSQASHPDEVTDLRAELVDRYGEAPDEVDALSEVTLLKIDMRELRLRALEAGPGRLSLALGGDALLDGAKVAGLVQRSKGFYRLTPDMKLIARVPPEVKGHALLAEAHKLLRDVGTCALPRH from the coding sequence ATGGATACCTCTCTTCCTCCGAAGTCCGACGGCACGTCCTGGCCCGGCGGCCCCCCTCCTCCCTCGGGTGATGCCTTCGCCCGGCTGCTGGCCTCCCTGCGCGCGGGGCACCGTGCGCGGACGCAGGGGGTGAAGGGCGCGGCGCGCGGGCACCTGCTCGCCCGCCTGCACCGCGAGCTGCGCGCGCCCCTGGTGTGCGTGGCCGCGGATGAGGAGGCGGCGGACGCGCTCGCGCACGACCTGGCCTTCTTCCTGGGCGGCACCGGCAGCCTGCTGGAGCCCCGCGTGCTGCGCCTGCCCGCGGACGAGGTGCTCCCGTACGACGAGCTGTCGCCGGAGGCGGGCCCCATCACGGAGCGGCTGGGCGCGCTGTTCCACCTGGCGCGCGGCACGCCGTTCCCCGCGCTGGTGCTGTCCCTGCGCGCGCTGCACCGCCGCGTGCTGCCGCTGGGGGTGATGGAGGGGCTGGCCCAGCGCGTGGAGGTGGGCCAGGACTTCGACCGCGACTCGCTGGCGCGGAAGCTGGCGCTGATGGGCTACCAGAACAGCCCGCTGGTGGAGGACAAGGGCACCTTCAGCGTGCGCGGCGGTCTGCTGGACGTCTTCAGCCCGCTGTACGAGCGGCCGGTGCGCCTGGAGTTCTTCGGGGACACCATCGAGTCCATCCGCGTCTTCGACCCGGAGTCGCAGCGCACCGTGGACGCGCTCAAGACCGTGGACCTGGTGCCCGCGCGCGAGCTCTTGCTCACCGACGACACCCGCCCGCGCGCCGAGGCCGCGGCCCGCGCGGTGGCGGACCGCATCAACCTGCCCACCATCAAGCTGCGCGAGCGGCTGGACGCGCTGCGGGAGGGCCTGCCCGGCTTCGGTCTGGAGGGGCTGCTGCCCGGCTTCTTCGAGGGCGGCCTGGCCTCCGTGTTCGACTACCTGCGCGCGTGGGCGCCGGAGCCCGTCGTCTACCTGGACGACCCCGTGGGGCTGGACCGCGCGCTGGAGGAGCTGTGGGCGGAGCTGGCGAAGGGCGTGGAGGAGGCGGACGCGCGCCAGGACCTCACCTACCCGCCGGAGCACCACTTCCTCACGCGCGAGGGCGTGGCCGCGGGCCTCAAGGCCCTGCGCGTGGTGGAGGGCGGCGGCCTGTCGCTGTCGCAGTCCGAAGCGCCCGTGGCCTTCACCTTCGGCACGACGCAGGACCTGCGCGAGGCCATCCTCGCGCACCACGGCGAGGAGGGCGCGCTCACCCCGCTGGTGGAGCGGCTGCAGCGCTGGCGTGAGACGGGCGTGGCGTGCGCGGTGGCGTGCGGCACCCTGAGCCAGGCGGACCGGCTCAAGCGGCTCCTGCTGGACCGGTCCGTGATGGTGAAGGTGCACACGGAGCCGCTGCAGGACCCGGCGAAGCTCTACGAGCCGGCCATCTGGGCGCACCTGTTCACCGGCGAGGTGAGCCACGGCTTCACCGACCCCGAGGGCCGGCTGGCGGTGCTCGCGGATGAAGAGATTTTCGGCGTCCGCTCCCGCCGCCGCGTCAAGCGCAGCAAGAAGCTGGACGCGTTCGCCGCGGGCTTCAAGGACCTGAAGGAAGGCGACCTCATCGTCCACACCGACTTCGGCATCGGGCGCTACGCGGGCCTGACGAAGATGGAGGTGCAGGGCGTGCCGGGGGACTTCCTCGTCCTGGAGTACGCGGGGCGGGACAAGATCTACCTGCCGGTGGGCCGCATGCGGCTCATCCAGAAGTTCACCGGCGGCGACCCGGAGAAGGTCCAGCTGGACAAGCTGGGCACGACGAGCTGGGAGAAGACGAAGAAGCGCGTCAAGGAGCAGCTGCTCAAGATGGCGGCGGAGCTGCTGCAGATGGCCGCCGCGCGCAAGGCGCACCCGGGCTACGCGTTCGCGCCGCCGGACCGCTACTTCGCCCAGTTCGAGGCGGACTTCGAGTTCGAGGAGACACCGGACCAGGCGAAGGCCATCGAGGACGTGCTCGCGGACATGCAGAAGGCGCAGCCGATGGACCGGCTCGTCTGCGGCGACGTGGGCTATGGCAAGACGGAGGTGGCCATGCGCGCCGCCTTCAAGGCCACGTTGGATCGCAAGCAGGTGGCGGTGCTGGTGCCCACCACGGTGCTGGCGCAGCAGCACTTCCACTCCTTCAAGAAGCGCTTCAAGGACTACCCCGTCACGGTGGAGGTGATTTCCGGCATCCGCAAGCCGCCGGAGATCCGCGACATCCTCCGCCGCGCCAAGGAGGGCAAGGTCGACATCGTCATCGGCACGCACAAGCTGCTGGCTGGCGACGTGTCCTTCAAGGACCTGGGACTGCTGGTGGTGGACGAGGAGCAGCGCTTCGGCGTGAAGCAGAAGGAGGCGCTCAAGCGGTTGCGCACGCAGGTGGACGTGCTGACGCTGACGGCGACGCCCATCCCGCGCACGCTGCACATGAGCATGTCCGGCGTGCGCGACATGAGCATCATCGCCACGCCGCCGCAGGACCGCCGCGCCATCCGCACCTTCGTGATGAAGTACGACGAGGCCGCCATCAAGGAAGCCGTCGAGCGGGAAATCGCCCGCGGCGGCCAGGTCTTCTTCGTGCACAACCGCGTGGAGTCCCTGCCCTCCATGGAGCAGGAGCTGAAGAAGCTCCTGCCCAACGTCTCCATCGGCGTGGCGCACGGCCAGATGGCGGAGGGGCAGCTGGAGAAGGTGATGCTCCAGTTCACGGAGCACAAGTTCCAGGTGCTCTTGTGCACGAGCATCATCGAGAGCGGCATCGACATCTCCAGCGCCAACACGATGATCGTCAACCGCGCGGACCAGTTCGGTCTGGCGCAGCTCTACCAACTGCGTGGGCGCGTGGGCCGCAGCAAGGAGCGCGCGTACGCGTACCTGCTGGTGCCCACCCGCCGCCCGGTGACGAAGGACGCGCAGCGGCGCCTGGAGGTGCTCCAGAACTTCACGGAGCTGGGCGCGGGCTTCTCCATCGCCAGCCACGACCTGGAGATCCGCGGCGCGGGCAACCTGCTGGGCGAGAAACAGTCCGGCGCCATCGCGGAGATTGGCTTCGACCTGTACGCGCAACTGATGGAGGAGGCCGTCGCGGAGCTCCAGGGCATGCCGCCCAAGGTGCACGTGGAGCCGGACATCAACCTGCCCATGCCGGCGCTCATCCCCGACGACTACGTGGCGGACGTGCACCAGCGGCTGGTGTTCTACAAGCGCTTCAGCCAGGCCAGCCACCCGGACGAGGTGACGGACCTGCGCGCGGAGCTGGTGGACCGCTACGGCGAGGCGCCCGACGAGGTGGACGCCCTCTCCGAGGTCACGCTGCTCAAGATCGACATGCGAGAGCTGCGGCTGCGCGCGCTGGAGGCGGGTCCGGGCCGGCTGTCGCTGGCGCTGGGCGGCGACGCGCTGCTGGACGGCGCGAAGGTGGCGGGGCTGGTGCAGCGCTCCAAGGGCTTCTACCGGCTGACACCGGACATGAAGCTCATCGCGCGCGTGCCTCCGGAGGTGAAGGGGCACGCGCTGCTCGCGGAGGCGCACAAGCTGCTGCGCGACGTGGGCACCTGCGCGCTGCCCCGGCACTGA
- a CDS encoding DUF2652 domain-containing protein: MAIEKALLLIADIGGYTRFMRQHRFGLAHAQDTVAQLLEAVIDASGRFKLAKLEGDAAFFYAVGEDTSPIAKQVAAIRRAFLERREELVIDRMCRCDGCTQVGNLTLKFVAHAGEVAFQKVKHLTELAGVDVILLHRMLKNDVPISEYVLMTDAVHQRLEPELRQLSQGLEHDFEGMGRTATHYIDLGALVTSVPAPRPNLLRKLWCKLMLELRSLKYVLGFKEACQGFRNVEVIDAPKP; this comes from the coding sequence ATGGCCATTGAGAAGGCGCTGCTCCTCATCGCGGACATCGGCGGCTACACCCGCTTCATGCGGCAGCACCGCTTCGGCCTCGCGCACGCGCAGGACACGGTGGCGCAGCTGCTGGAGGCCGTCATCGACGCGTCCGGCCGGTTCAAGCTGGCGAAGCTGGAAGGCGACGCGGCCTTCTTCTACGCCGTGGGCGAGGACACCTCGCCCATTGCGAAGCAGGTCGCGGCCATCCGCCGCGCCTTCCTGGAGCGCCGGGAAGAACTCGTCATTGACCGCATGTGCAGGTGCGACGGGTGCACGCAGGTGGGCAACCTGACGCTCAAGTTCGTGGCCCACGCCGGGGAGGTGGCCTTCCAGAAGGTGAAACACCTCACGGAGCTGGCCGGGGTGGACGTCATCCTCCTGCACCGGATGCTGAAGAACGACGTGCCCATCTCCGAATACGTCCTGATGACGGACGCGGTGCACCAGCGGTTGGAGCCGGAGCTGCGCCAGCTCAGCCAGGGGCTGGAGCACGACTTCGAGGGCATGGGCCGCACGGCGACGCACTACATCGACCTGGGCGCGCTGGTGACGAGCGTGCCCGCGCCGCGCCCCAACCTGCTGCGCAAGCTGTGGTGCAAGCTCATGCTGGAGCTGCGGTCGCTGAAGTACGTGCTCGGCTTCAAGGAGGCGTGCCAGGGCTTCCGCAACGTCGAGGTCATCGACGCGCCAAAGCCCTGA
- the argE gene encoding acetylornithine deacetylase: MSDTLPALQATLAELVALDTTSSRPNAPLIDYAQARLEAAGFTAERQHYTDDAGVAKVNLIARKGDADRAALALVGHSDCVPYDAAWTDALRLTERDGKLYGRGACDTKGFIACALHTATRKDLPKLDAPLLVILTADEEVGLVGAKKLVAAGLGRAKHAIVGEPTRLIPVRANKGYCLAEVEVLGKEGHSAYPELGASAIFRAGRFLQRLETLANTVLREDRDEGFQPPFTTVNVGLIQGGKAKNVLPGSCRFTVEWRPIPGQAAERVPEMMEHIRQELTRDEPAYEARIKVLRMDRGVHTRGDADVVRFLEEVSGNASETVSFGTEAPQLTELGAEAVVFGPGDIRVAHQTGEFVPMQDLVRCEAALTQAVSRFCTGG, from the coding sequence ATGAGCGACACGCTGCCCGCGCTGCAGGCCACCCTGGCGGAACTGGTGGCACTGGACACCACGTCCTCGCGCCCCAACGCGCCCCTCATCGACTACGCCCAGGCGCGGCTGGAGGCCGCCGGCTTCACCGCCGAGCGCCAGCACTACACCGACGACGCGGGCGTGGCGAAGGTGAACCTCATCGCCCGCAAGGGCGACGCGGACCGCGCCGCGCTGGCCCTGGTGGGCCACTCCGACTGCGTGCCCTATGACGCCGCCTGGACGGACGCGCTGCGCCTCACCGAACGCGACGGCAAGCTGTACGGCCGCGGCGCCTGTGACACCAAGGGCTTCATCGCCTGCGCGCTGCACACCGCCACGCGCAAGGACCTGCCGAAGCTGGACGCGCCCCTGCTCGTCATCCTCACCGCGGACGAAGAGGTGGGGCTCGTGGGCGCGAAGAAGCTGGTGGCCGCGGGCCTGGGCCGCGCGAAGCACGCCATCGTCGGCGAGCCCACGCGCCTCATCCCCGTGCGCGCCAACAAGGGCTACTGCCTGGCGGAGGTGGAGGTGCTGGGCAAGGAAGGGCACAGCGCGTACCCGGAGCTGGGCGCGTCCGCCATCTTCCGCGCCGGCCGCTTCCTGCAACGGCTGGAGACGCTGGCGAACACCGTCCTGCGCGAGGACCGCGACGAGGGCTTCCAGCCCCCCTTCACCACGGTGAACGTGGGCCTCATCCAGGGCGGCAAGGCGAAGAATGTCCTGCCCGGCTCCTGCCGCTTCACCGTGGAGTGGCGCCCCATCCCCGGCCAGGCCGCCGAGCGCGTCCCCGAGATGATGGAGCACATCCGCCAGGAGCTCACCCGCGACGAGCCCGCCTACGAGGCGCGCATCAAGGTGCTGCGCATGGACCGCGGCGTCCACACGCGCGGCGACGCGGACGTGGTGCGCTTCCTGGAAGAGGTCAGCGGCAACGCGTCCGAGACGGTGTCCTTCGGCACGGAGGCCCCCCAGCTCACGGAGCTGGGCGCGGAGGCCGTGGTGTTCGGCCCCGGCGACATCCGCGTCGCGCACCAGACGGGCGAGTTCGTCCCCATGCAGGACCTGGTGCGCTGCGAGGCCGCCCTCACGCAGGCCGTGTCCCGCTTCTGCACGGGCGGCTGA
- the hutF gene encoding formimidoylglutamate deiminase: MSDITVYQPDFLFVDGRFHEGRALAVGADGRVLAAVPEGARVERLAGRALLPGLVNGHSHAFQRLIRGRTEYVASAGGQDDFWSWREAMYRAAEALTPEEIHVASRQVFLEMVLAGITTVGEFHYLHHQPDGTPYADRNALAHAVIRAATDVGLRICLLRVGYARAGFNVPANPRQRRFIDADVDAFLSTTEALSHAVRGDARVGVGLAPHSVRAVSKDWLTQVARTAPASMPIHMHVAEQPKEIEACLAEHGRRPVELVADVGLLGPRFTAVHGVHLTDAEVTLLGRAEATVCACPSTERNLGDGIVPADALVKAGARVSFGSDSQTVVDLLDEARQLEQHLRLVRLRRAVLDPGTGTLDGLAARLFDMATVQGARSLRMGTGTLSPGAQADFFTVDVRHPSLVGAGTASLLPGIVFGAAGGAVREVAVAGRLLVRDGRHPLMEESGRTFQQLAQRLYP; the protein is encoded by the coding sequence GTGAGCGACATCACTGTCTACCAACCCGACTTCCTCTTCGTGGACGGGCGTTTCCACGAAGGCCGTGCGCTGGCGGTGGGCGCGGATGGCCGTGTGCTCGCCGCGGTGCCCGAAGGCGCGCGCGTGGAGCGGCTCGCGGGGCGGGCGCTGCTGCCGGGGCTCGTCAACGGCCACTCGCACGCGTTCCAGCGGCTCATCCGCGGACGCACCGAATACGTGGCGTCCGCCGGCGGGCAGGACGACTTCTGGTCCTGGCGCGAGGCGATGTACCGCGCCGCGGAGGCGCTCACGCCGGAGGAGATCCACGTCGCCTCCCGGCAGGTGTTCCTGGAGATGGTGCTCGCGGGCATCACCACGGTGGGCGAGTTCCACTACCTGCACCACCAGCCGGACGGCACGCCCTACGCGGACCGCAACGCGCTGGCGCACGCGGTCATCCGCGCGGCCACGGACGTAGGGCTGCGCATCTGCCTGCTGCGGGTGGGCTACGCGCGCGCGGGCTTCAACGTGCCCGCGAACCCGCGCCAGCGCCGCTTCATCGACGCGGACGTGGACGCGTTCCTGTCCACCACGGAGGCGCTGTCGCACGCGGTGCGCGGAGACGCGCGGGTGGGCGTGGGGCTCGCGCCGCACAGCGTGCGCGCGGTGTCGAAGGACTGGCTGACGCAGGTGGCCCGCACGGCGCCCGCGAGCATGCCCATCCACATGCACGTGGCGGAGCAGCCCAAGGAGATCGAAGCGTGCCTCGCGGAGCACGGCCGCCGTCCGGTGGAGCTGGTGGCGGACGTGGGCCTCCTGGGGCCGCGCTTCACGGCGGTGCACGGCGTGCACCTGACGGACGCGGAGGTGACGCTGCTGGGCCGCGCGGAGGCCACGGTGTGCGCGTGCCCGTCCACGGAGCGCAACCTGGGGGACGGCATCGTGCCGGCGGACGCGCTGGTGAAGGCCGGGGCGCGCGTGAGCTTCGGCTCGGACAGCCAGACGGTGGTGGACCTGCTGGACGAAGCCCGTCAGCTGGAGCAGCACCTGCGGCTGGTGCGGCTGCGCCGGGCGGTGCTGGACCCGGGGACGGGGACGCTGGACGGCCTGGCGGCGCGGCTCTTCGACATGGCCACGGTGCAGGGCGCGCGGAGCCTGCGGATGGGCACGGGGACGCTGTCTCCGGGGGCGCAAGCGGACTTCTTCACGGTGGACGTGCGGCACCCGTCGCTGGTGGGCGCGGGGACCGCCTCACTCCTGCCGGGCATCGTCTTCGGGGCGGCGGGAGGCGCGGTGCGCGAGGTGGCGGTGGCGGGCCGGCTCCTGGTCCGCGACGGCCGGCACCCGCTGATGGAGGAGAGCGGCCGGACCTTCCAGCAGCTCGCCCAGCGCCTCTACCCGTAA
- a CDS encoding DUF2383 domain-containing protein: MANKSEVDRLHSLAQLDADAVGAYDVAIASIGPALVRERLNRFRADHLRHVQDLNALIRHFGGEPVALRPDLKGSAMKGLTAMTGLMGTEATLWAMLGNEELFDRAYELALQFEWSPEVKALIRLHREDERRHGTWIRDAVRTRPWAEGRVPSFMGDTAEMGA; this comes from the coding sequence ATGGCCAACAAGTCCGAAGTGGATCGCCTGCACAGCCTGGCGCAACTGGATGCCGACGCCGTGGGCGCGTACGACGTGGCCATCGCCAGCATCGGGCCGGCCCTGGTGCGCGAGCGGCTCAACCGCTTCCGCGCGGACCACCTGCGCCACGTGCAGGACCTCAACGCGCTCATCCGTCACTTCGGGGGCGAGCCGGTGGCGCTGCGACCGGACCTGAAGGGCTCCGCGATGAAGGGCCTGACGGCCATGACGGGGCTGATGGGCACGGAGGCCACGCTGTGGGCCATGCTCGGCAACGAGGAGCTGTTCGACCGGGCCTATGAGCTGGCGCTCCAGTTCGAGTGGTCCCCGGAGGTGAAGGCCCTCATCCGCCTGCACCGCGAGGACGAGCGGCGCCACGGCACGTGGATCCGCGACGCGGTGCGCACCCGTCCCTGGGCGGAGGGCCGCGTGCCCTCCTTCATGGGGGACACCGCCGAAATGGGCGCCTGA
- the ligD gene encoding DNA ligase D, with translation MKTSDTQRRLRRYKTKRDFHLTPEPSPDAVAPKAGAPVFVIHKHDATRLHYDLRLEIGGVLVSWAIPKGPSHDPAVKRLAVQTEDHPRSYADFEGHIPDDQYGGGDSLLWESGTFEVVPPGDAAAQLKRGHLEVVLHGAKLKGRWHLIRTRPRGGKAQWLFFKAKDAYASADYDVTVERPESVKSGQVETRGPRKPGVLRNKRPAAPVRAAPRARIPKTVRKPSKAARPPSSPEKLLERVWPPMLARLAVSDEVHDETHAYEVKYDGFRAVCAVTNGKIAFQSRRGNDLSGRFARLAASLRQLPAHDVVVDGEIVALDEKGRSRFQLLQHTEEGTEQRFVVFDLLWLDGEDLRELPYEQRRARLEKLMASVELPLQLSDKLDLNLSRALLEARRKGWEGIIAKRKDSPYTGTRSGDWLKLKVVAGQEVVILGYLPIKNERAKSEIGALRVGVRGKDGFHDVGKVGTGYTSADRRELRWLLDATRVKKPSAVDAPANTDTVWVKPKYVAQVNFTEWTKDGRLRHPVFQGLRSDKVPKEVVREHPAPIEGAARRGSRRAPVQASARTATTKAPAAKKTPRAKSGRSPEVALTHGDRVLFPDSGLTKADVFAYYEQVAPLLLPVLADRPLAHQQWPAGIQAPGFFRHELSGIPAWLPTLRVRHEDKTLRHVNVKDTSALLWLANQSALTLHMWLSHAPRLAQPDFVVFDLDPGEGGWKDVVRVATLLHARLDELGLKSFPKTSGKRGLHVLVPLAPGHTYARTQAFADARARELEEELGDIATTERSIRERCGRLYIDAGQNARGKTVVAPYSLRAVEGAPFSAPVEWSEVNGRLDPHRFRLETLKKRLDAVGDLFAPVLRVKQVLPDE, from the coding sequence GTGAAGACTTCAGACACCCAGCGCCGGCTGCGCCGCTACAAGACGAAGCGTGACTTCCACCTGACGCCCGAGCCGTCCCCGGACGCGGTGGCACCGAAGGCGGGCGCCCCCGTCTTCGTCATCCACAAGCACGACGCCACGCGGCTGCACTACGACCTGCGGCTGGAGATTGGCGGCGTCCTGGTGAGCTGGGCCATCCCCAAGGGTCCCAGCCATGACCCGGCGGTGAAGCGGCTGGCGGTCCAGACGGAGGACCACCCGCGCTCCTACGCGGACTTCGAGGGCCACATCCCGGACGACCAGTACGGCGGCGGCGATTCGCTGCTCTGGGAGTCCGGCACCTTCGAGGTCGTGCCCCCCGGCGACGCCGCAGCGCAGCTGAAGCGCGGGCACCTGGAGGTCGTGCTGCACGGCGCGAAGCTGAAGGGACGCTGGCACCTCATCCGCACCCGTCCGCGCGGCGGCAAGGCGCAGTGGCTCTTCTTCAAGGCAAAGGATGCGTACGCCAGCGCCGACTACGACGTCACGGTGGAGCGCCCCGAGTCCGTGAAGAGCGGCCAGGTGGAGACGCGCGGTCCCCGCAAGCCGGGGGTGCTGCGCAACAAGAGGCCCGCGGCGCCCGTGCGCGCGGCGCCCCGGGCCCGCATCCCGAAGACGGTGCGCAAGCCGTCGAAGGCGGCCCGTCCGCCGTCCTCGCCGGAGAAGCTGCTGGAGCGCGTGTGGCCGCCCATGCTGGCGCGGCTGGCGGTGTCCGACGAGGTGCACGACGAGACGCACGCCTACGAGGTGAAGTACGACGGCTTCCGCGCCGTGTGCGCCGTCACCAACGGGAAGATCGCCTTCCAGAGCCGCCGGGGCAACGACCTGTCGGGCCGCTTCGCGCGGCTCGCGGCGAGCCTGCGGCAACTGCCCGCGCACGACGTGGTGGTGGACGGAGAGATTGTCGCGCTCGACGAGAAGGGCCGCTCGCGCTTCCAGCTCCTGCAGCACACCGAGGAGGGCACGGAGCAGCGCTTCGTCGTGTTCGACCTGTTGTGGCTGGACGGCGAGGACCTGCGCGAGCTGCCCTACGAGCAGCGCCGCGCGCGGCTGGAGAAGCTGATGGCCTCCGTGGAGCTGCCGCTGCAGCTCTCCGACAAGCTGGACCTGAACCTGTCGCGCGCGCTGCTGGAGGCGCGGCGCAAGGGGTGGGAGGGCATCATCGCCAAGCGCAAGGACTCGCCCTACACGGGCACGCGCTCCGGGGACTGGCTGAAGCTGAAGGTCGTCGCGGGCCAGGAGGTCGTCATCCTGGGGTACCTGCCCATCAAGAACGAGCGGGCGAAGTCGGAGATTGGCGCGCTGCGCGTGGGCGTGCGCGGCAAGGACGGCTTCCATGACGTGGGCAAGGTGGGCACGGGCTACACCTCCGCGGACCGCCGCGAGCTGCGCTGGCTGCTGGACGCCACGCGCGTGAAGAAGCCCTCCGCCGTGGACGCGCCCGCGAACACGGACACCGTCTGGGTGAAGCCGAAGTACGTGGCCCAGGTGAACTTCACGGAGTGGACGAAGGACGGCCGCCTGCGCCACCCCGTGTTCCAGGGCCTGCGCAGCGACAAGGTGCCAAAGGAGGTCGTGCGGGAACACCCCGCCCCCATCGAGGGCGCCGCGCGCCGGGGCTCTCGCCGCGCGCCGGTGCAGGCCTCCGCCCGCACCGCGACGACGAAGGCCCCCGCCGCGAAGAAGACGCCGCGCGCGAAGTCCGGACGCTCGCCGGAGGTGGCGCTCACGCACGGCGACCGCGTGCTGTTCCCCGATTCCGGCCTGACGAAGGCGGACGTGTTCGCGTACTACGAGCAGGTGGCGCCGCTGCTGTTGCCCGTGCTCGCGGACCGGCCCCTGGCCCACCAGCAGTGGCCCGCGGGCATCCAGGCGCCGGGCTTCTTCCGGCATGAGCTGTCCGGCATCCCGGCGTGGCTGCCCACGCTGCGCGTGCGCCACGAGGACAAGACGCTGCGCCACGTGAACGTGAAGGACACGTCCGCGCTGCTGTGGCTGGCCAACCAGTCCGCGCTCACGCTGCACATGTGGCTGTCACACGCGCCCCGGCTGGCGCAGCCGGACTTCGTGGTGTTCGACCTGGACCCCGGCGAGGGCGGCTGGAAGGACGTGGTGAGGGTGGCCACCCTGCTGCACGCGCGCCTGGACGAGCTGGGCCTCAAGTCCTTCCCCAAGACGTCCGGCAAGCGCGGCCTGCACGTGCTGGTGCCCCTGGCGCCGGGACACACCTACGCGCGCACCCAGGCGTTCGCGGACGCGCGGGCGCGGGAGCTGGAGGAGGAGCTGGGCGACATCGCCACCACGGAGCGCTCCATCCGCGAGCGCTGCGGACGGCTCTACATCGACGCGGGCCAGAACGCGCGCGGTAAGACGGTGGTGGCGCCCTACTCCCTGCGCGCCGTGGAGGGCGCGCCCTTCTCCGCGCCGGTGGAGTGGAGCGAGGTGAACGGCCGCCTGGACCCGCACCGCTTCCGCCTGGAGACGCTGAAGAAGCGCCTGGATGCCGTAGGCGACCTGTTCGCGCCCGTGCTCCGGGTGAAGCAGGTGCTGCCGGACGAGTGA